In Citrus sinensis cultivar Valencia sweet orange chromosome 3, DVS_A1.0, whole genome shotgun sequence, the sequence AGAACTGCAACAATAAAATTCAGTTTCGCTAAGAGAATTTCATACTTTGTATTAGAAGATTGGAACTCACAATAGTACTAACAGCTAATGGAAGAGATACTCCTGCGAACAGAACACGATAAGCACGTGCACCAATAACTTTCTCACCCATGTCTCGAAGACTAGCCAAGCCACTGTGGACAGTGgcaaaaatgagaatgaggacCGACATTACAACCTGCAGTTGGAAAACCACTGTTTTATACTGCATCATTATTACAGTCTACACTAGCAAAGTCTCAGAATGgtagaaaagggaaaaaaatgaaaattataacagCACATATTTATTATGCaacataaaacaattatttgtGGTCCAGAAGAGCCTtagaaattaagttaaaaaaaaaaggaaggcAATAGTTTGGAATATAGGTTCTTTCCCCCTTTCAAGtttctttttcatcaattACGTACTTTCATACCGTCTACGAAAAAAATGGAAACAtcgaaaataatataacattaGTTCACTAAAACAGAGTTCTATACTCTACTAATGATTTTACACACCCATCAAATTTCTGCAAATGCTATAAATACTGCTGCTTATACAACTGCCTATTCCGTCCACCTTGAAGAGCAAGAAGGAATCAAAATTCCTCTTTTACTGAGTACGCTTTAAGTTCCCAGCTCTACGAAAATCAGGATTCCATTTCAGACAATACATAGCTACAATCCAAGCCACATTATCAAACTGATTAATGCGTTAAAAAAAGTACATGATATAGCTAGCAGTTGGGCATTTCTCAGAAGAGCAACATGAAGATCCATTCTTAAAGTAGGGGATATTATAATACCAACAAATACTCACCTATATAAGTCACCCTTAATGCCAGTCTACATAACCATCCATGTGAGTTTCACATCATACAATGTTCAATTCTTTCGAAGGCATTGGGTCCTTTTCCTCGAGTGGAATAAACTAAGTTAAGTTAATCAGATTAAGCTATCATGTTCCTATCTCCAATGCTGATACGCAATTATCACTACCCAATTGTccttcttgttttctttttccagcTCCATCGCACTTCAAACAGATGCGGACATCCTTCTTCTAAAATAACTATTGATGCAAGCAATTATATAAGTAGGTGGCAATCTTCAGAGAAACACTATTTCAAACATCCTCCAATAGGAATCCACTGCAAAGCTTATCGAGTAGCAAAAGTTTATTAATGAATATGTATTAACAATTGGCGACTGCAGAGTACAGACATACATGCAAATCAAATCATTATAAAATCATTGAAAGcaggaatcaaagaagaaattttaacTTACCTCATGACTGTCTGAAAGGGAGGAGACGGAGTCGATAAAAGCTTTGCCGTAACCAGTGGAGTTATCAATCCAAAGCAGCTGAAGCAGAAAGAGAACCACTCCCAAAATCACGCTGAAATACACCCACGAAGTTAATCTCTGGTTCTTCAAATCGAAAGCCGCCGAGTCTTCGCCCGCCAAAGTGGCCAAGTCCGTGTCCGAGTCAGTGCCAGAGCCTGTCTCTGTGCGACTGCGAACCAGCacgattttttgttttgcaggATTTGAGTTGAAGAACAAGGTTAAGGGACAGGGTGGTGCTGGCTTTAATTTACAAGAGATTGAGACTGAGGCTGAAGTTGAAGCGTCTCTTTTTGTACGAATATTTGCAAACGCTTCCTTCTTGGTTCTGGGAACCGACGACGAGAGAAGAAGACAACTACTACTGctcatattttttcttttttcttttttcttcttttaatttaatttaattttatgttaagacttaaattttgattttgtgtttaGAAAttagttgaagaagaagaagaatatttaTGGTAACCCTGTGTCCTTGTCCACCAGAGACAGCCAAAGAGACGTGCAATTGGCATCTGCAGAAACTGTGTATAATTTGTGCTCCATGACACCATCGTACAATTTtcaactattttatttatgaataaaataccaTATTTGAGGCTGGGGAGTGGGGACAGTTTCAAGCTTGTGCTTCTCTGCGTCGTTTGCTCTACATACGATACTAATAACTCTGGCTAACGGCGATTATTATCCTTTTTGactgaattgaatttgaagaaataactatatatatatatatatataaattcgTCTTGTGACTCGATTTTGTTGAAGGTATGTCCTGTAAATATCTTATATATATCAGCACCGATATTCTCACACCAATGAGCACCACAGTTAGCACAAAACGGTTCGTTTTGTGCCAcctataaaacaaattactGTTGCTCCAAAACACACACTCGTCTTGCTCAAACGTAAGCGCAGACTACACACACTCGTCTCACTGGACCACAGCACTCACGCCGAAACGCCGTGTTTCTCACCCACTCGACTGCTCTGTGCTCTGTCCATCGgtgttctctctctctctctctcgccgTGGGTCTCTCCACATTTGGCTGTCAGCTGTCTCACTCGCACCGTTCACAAGACAcgctctctccctctctccctCAGGGCACATTTTGTACACAAATATCCGAGAGTAAATTCAATTGGTTATCAAGATTCCAGTTTTAGGCAGATTGCTTTCAGACATGTAGCATTAGAGTGTATGGTCTCTTCCACTTCAGTTTAGCGAGACTGGTTGTGTTCATTTGTTTCAGCAATATATTCCCCTCGTATCACGATTGTAAACAACGATCTGCGAACTTGAACGGAAAAAAGGATATGCCTTTTGTAGATTAAAGagatttgttatatttttagcTAAATTGTGGTTCAAGTTTAGTCAATTCAATGTCGATTTGGTCACCAAGGATTTTTCCCTCTCAGTCCGATAAGGTAAAAATGACATGGGGAAAacagagacagagagagagagagagagagagagagagagagagagagagagtggattaatgaaatttgaagAGAGTGGAAAACATGATCGGTGAATTTTGGAGGGGGGAGACAGAGTGGCCCGTGACCCACGGCGGCTGGATTtggagagggagagagagagtgacCCTTGATCTACGACTGCTGGATTTGgaggggggagagagagagccgCCGACGGAGTGTGATGAGGATGAACGAGAGATTGGTGGCTTGGTGAGATTTGTGGCAGCGAGCCGTGAGGGAGAGAGCGAGAGAGCGTGTGCCGTGAGGAAGAGAGCGAGATGTGAACGATGTGTGTGTTGAGAAGTCAATGAGTAACAGTGACAATATATAGTCTTaacaaaacgcaccgttttgtGCTAACTGTGGTACTAACTGTTGTAAGAATCTCAttttcctatatatatatatatatataggagcTTGCTaacttacagattctgtaagttACAGCTCACTCACAAACTTGGTTGTGGGTCCCACTCGGGCCCACAGCCAAACACTATTTaatactattcatgtgagggCTGTtacttacagaatctgtaagttAGCCCTCTCCATATATATATCCTAACTCGATGCAGCCATAAACCGTTAGGTAACAAGCCTCAGTCCTTTTCCATCCGGCCCAAACCAGACCTAATTATGTCAAGATCATCGCCGTCTGATTGACGGCGCACACGTGGAACGGTGGAAACCCCACCCCAACAAACACATACATACAATCATGCAAGTCCCCTGAttatcaaatgataaaacGATCACTTTAACACCACATCAATGTGTATTTCTCACTTAAACCAAGATATTTTGtagctaaaggaaagtctAAATGGGACGTGAGTCGCTCATACCAACGAAAGTTCACACAGGCTAATGCTACAGAAACAAGCATGACCACACTAGACTGGAATACACTGCTGCAAAAATAGAAACCACGTACAGATCTATCCAATCTCTTGGATTATTAAAATACagatcagaaaaaaaaatatatatatgaaaaagcAAGAGGGGGCTACTAACAGTAACAGAGaaagacaataaaaatttgaaaaataaaaaaactctcCTCATTGATCATATTATACAAAGAATAAGCATAACCGTTTTACAATCAGCAGTGAAGCTAAGCTTGCTAGCAAGCTTTTTTGCAATGACCCCAAAACCTCTGACCCAGAAACAACAGTACTCCATGATATTGGACTGTGCCTGCAAAAtgtggggggaaaaaaatgtagCCTACcctttataagaaaatatcaatacaGCAAACCTTCCAATTACAAGCagatgatatatatatatatataccctccCTGCACTCAACCAATGAGGCAGATCCATGGGTTCTAAACCAATAAACGAAAAATTTAGACCCAAACAAATGACCAACCAAAATGGGGTAAAcctgaagaaaaaaagagggacccaaaaaaaaaaaaagatgtaagAGAATACAGGCGTCTTCTGCTATAGAATTGCCAGACTGAAAACAATTACCATCCCAACGGCAACCCCAACAAGCGGCAGTTCCAGTGTTGTGCCTTACCAAAGGGATCTTGGATACACAAAGCTCCAAGCACTTGCAAACTGGAAAATCTCTTGCGACTGACGGGCTCTCCCTAACCATTGAACCAACAAAAATACTCTGAACACGGCCAGCAATTGATTTCTCTAAATCATCACTGAATGGATAGAATAAGCAATAAACTCAGAatgcaaatcaaaattttttaacagcCATATCCATTGAGTTCTTAAGTCATTGAGTGGCGGCAGCAGATgctttctccattttttcctTCTCAATCTCTACTCTCCTCTGGTCAGCATGCTGGGCAACTCCATTTGCAAGTGCCTGATACTGGAACTCCAGTGTCTGGGTAAGGTTTTGAAATCTCAATGGATCTGATGCCTGCATGGCTGTGATTCATGGAGCAGTAGCAGGTAAGTCGAgtaatactaaaataaaattcaattcaaaaacatatcaaatttcaaagtttgCCGTACCTTTAATCGTATCCACAAAGAATACAAATGGATCCACCTCATCAATAGGTGATTGTaactcttcatcatcactaaAGTCATCATCTGAGTCATCGTCATCCTCATCATGCGGACGGAAAGCCCTTGCCTGAAATTCCAAATGACAGATAATGATCAGATGACAACTTTCCATCCATGGAACATCAATTGCTGGATCATGAGAGATAATGATCAAATACCATTACCATTTCACCGTTCATCGGATCCTAAAAATGGAACATTCCCCATATGTTGGGAATACTATTACCATTTGAAGGGAGTGGCCAAACCTCTTAATCCTATGTATGTATTGCAAAGTTTTTGTGTTCCATTTTAGgattcaacaaatgatgaaatgggcatttcataaatatctGCTCATTTAATACCTTGTTTCCAAATTAAAACTACCTTgggaaaaaattatcaataactACGCACCTGTGCAGCTAACTTTTGAAGTCTGATGCTGTCAGCTTCATCTCCATCCTCAGCATCAACACCCATTTCCTTGTCAGaaccatcaccatcatcatcctcatcatcCGTTTGGAAGCCATccatatcatcatcatcttcggCCTCTTCATCCTTCGCAGCTTCTGTAAATTTTTACACAAGTATCCCAATACATAAATAAACAGTTAATATAATCACAAAAATAGTAAGGTAAAAagattagagagagagagagacctGCAACTTGCTCCTTGTATGCAACTAGGAGATCAAGAGTAGCCCTGAAAACACGGCCCAACGCCTCCCCTGGTAATTGATCCGCAGTAAGTGCAAGTAGAGATGTCAATCCCAAGCAGCAAACTTTCTTATCATGTTCCCTTCACAAAAATCATTTCCATACACATTCAAACTTTTGccaacatgaaaaataaatgaggcaTAAGCGGGATGGAGGAGGAGAACACAACAAATCTAACAATCaccttttaaaattaaccCGTAAACCATTCTTTTTCACTTGTTGCAACATCTGGAACCAAAGATTAAAAACTTCTGTTGCAACACCAAGCTTGTGCAATATGCTAAGCGTCAAAGATGAGTTGTAGTAAAGAGCATCGGCTATCTGCTCAAAAGAAACAGAACAACTTCCTTGAGGAAAATTTTCAACTGATAAATCAGTATAACCAAATGTCAAAaccactaatataaaaaagagaTATGATTTAAATAACATCCTTAACAAGTATGCATAATCTAGGGGATAACACGTCCTCCCTTTCATGCTAACTACTTTACATTCTCACTCAAAATTACCCAGAAAAACCAGGTAAAACATTCTCCAGaacattttctaatttgaatgACCTGAACTGAATTATTAGTATTCATGATTGCTCAGGAATGTCATCCCATGGCTGGATATGCATAGTTTTGTAGATAAGAAGTCCGAAGTCCAATAGATCATAGATGCATTGTTCATGAATACAATTGCGGAACTATATCTAAGAACAAGTGCATATTTTACTCAATCAAGTCACTCATAGACTTATAAAACAAACTGAAATTTACATCTCATCAAAATAGTGTAGTGCTGAGGGGAAGACAAGTAATCGCTTCACGTCAAAGGTATCTAACTTAAAAACAGAAGAAAGGGACACCAGAAATGAAGCTAACAGCTTGCAAGAGAGGGACACCAGAAATGAAGCTAACAGCTTGCAAGAGAAGACAATCCTCATGATCAAAGCCATTTATTTAGAGGATGACAATAATACTCAGATCAGAATTAGCTCTCTCATGAAAACTTACCACTTGCACAAGAAGACATTTCAAATATGACTTCTCAGCTCGACGCAACCGCTCAACTGTGATTCTCAAATATGGCTCAACCCAATGATCCACCTGCCCTTTACAGTTCTGGAAAACTACTTCAATGAGCTTTGGAGCTGGTTCAATATCCCCATCCTCCAAATTTTTATCTGCCATGATCTAAATGGTAGAAAAGGAAGCACAAGTAATGTAACTGAATGGAATAATTAGGGAAATTACGAGAATcttacctttaaaaaaaaatcatatttttggaataaacaaataagtcCTTTCTGATTCATTTCAACAAAGTAGAATCTAAAAGCAATCTTGTCAGCAGAAATGACTCACAGATGAAACCATACTCCAAAGGCTTTGCTGATAATCTGGTTCCTTGCAAGTGAGGAAGTGTGCAGTGCCCCTAGATATATAGTTGTCCAAAGGAACCAAAATATCTGCATATAAGTGAAAAGCTGTTAGCACCCAAGCGTAGAAGAACCACATTATTCAACTTCAGAAAAAGTGCCAACATATTTGGCAATGAAGATGGGAAGAATGCAGCAAAATCCTGAAATTGCATGAATCATGACCATACATTCAGGCTAGGAATTCAGGCTAGGAGACACATAAGTATTCCACAAACTATGGCCTGGATCCCTACATTCAGAAATTACAAGCAGTCCATACAGCAGAAAATGTGACAATAAAATCTAGTGTTTGTCGTACCACACTTACTTGAGAAAAGCTTCTCCATACTTTTTCTAAGACAGCCAAGATTAATTATTGATCCCAGGGCATTGCATTACATTATCAAAcaggaaagagaaagaagcaTTATGTTTGCTCCAAGGAAAACAGATCAAATGcatgatataataaaattccaaTAATACACATTACAATCTCTTACATTACATAATAACTTTGATGCATGAAATATGTAGATACTGTTTATTGTTCTACTAGTactattttagaaaaataattgaaacctaatacaaaataaaatctttagcTAACAGTCTAAAAAGAGAAGATTAACACATAGGCCCTGTCATACATGATAACAGTGATTAGCAAGTACTATAAGAATattcaaaagcaaacaaaaactGGTGCAACGAAAGCTCATATTACTTGGAAAGAAATCAATAGCCCAATCTGCCAAAGCTTCCATCATCAAAGGCCAAAGACTCCACATCTCTAAGGATATTGTAGGAGAGAAAAAGGTCATATATGACACAATCTCTAAAACTTCTTCAAAAACCTCTGCAGAGATcaagaaaaaagtaatttaatgaGAGAGAATTGCGCCAAATATCCTGcaataacaagaaaattatgtAGATAAACCTCGAGTTTGTTGACTATCTATAGTTACTAACCATTAAAAGAGTtgagaaaatacaaaaaatccCTTAGTTATAATTACTAACGATTACTATGATCCACAATTAGCTAAAGCCGTAAACTACGGTTGGCAGATACATCCACACATGACACaggagaaattaattaaaaaaaaatgtaaaacgGTTGCACTAGATGCCAGCTAGATGTAATATGCTTACCTTGGCCATCGGTTGTCAACATTCTGCGCATTATTGGAAGCAGAGTTGGCTCAATTTGGACAAAAAGGTGAGGAAGCCTGCTAACTGATTCAAGAATTGTGCTAATAGCACGCAAACAACCAACTGCAGCCAAAGCACCAGGATCATCAGCATCCTCATCAGCTTCAGCAGTGTTCATACACCTCCAAAATGCAGCTGCCTGAAAATAAAGCCAAAAAGGAAAGTTCCAACAGAAATAATATGACCAGCGGTAAACCATTCCAAGAAATGAAAGTACGCCATACCAAATTCTGGCATAAACCAAGAGCATAAGGCGCCATTTCCTCCCCAAATTTGTCCACTATGGTCTCTAAAGTGAAGACAAGGTCCTCATTCTCAACCTCATTCATAAGTTTGAAAAATTCTGCACGAAGAAATAGTATAAGTCGATGTAAGCAAATAATCAAGGAACTGGTAACAGACAAGTAGTCCACGAGATTTTGCaataataaatactaataAGAAGCTTGTCTAGTCCATAACAAACTTTTAATGCAACTCACCATCAAGTAGTTGAGGGAGGATTGGACGAATCTCATTCAAATCTAAATGGTGAACAAAGATTACCGTCAGGCACCACCTTCAAGTTAGAACcagaaaaggataaaaaaattttaaaaaaaattagttgcaACATACCTCTGCAAGCTTCAACAAATGATCGTAATGCAAACACAGAATCAACACGAACAGGAAGTTCTGGATCCCGCAACCCAGAAACCACACTGTGCAGCGCTTTACGAAAATTGTTCTGATCTGAGAAGTTGATATGGGCATACTGTCCTGCAACCCATGCCGCCTAACAACCAGGCCAGAAAAGTATATGAATGTAGCTAACTCACACAAAAGTTTAAGCAAAAGAGCTAGTAAAAAGGTTTTTCTCATCTAAAAGTCCAAATAACAAACATCCCAGCATAATGCTTCAACAAACCTTGGCTCTAAGATGACCAACAGGACTGCTAAACTCAGGGAAGACATGTTGCACTAACATGCGCTCCAGTTCAGATTTGTAGGGTTCAGTTTGTTTCAATTTATCACAAAGAGCTCCAATAGCAAGCAATGCGCCATCTTTCTGTCGGTATGGTTTATATTCCACCGGTGTTTCATCATATCTGGATTGAGAACAACAATccagaagaaagaaaaagagaataatttattaaagaaaaaattagcaaTGAATTATACAGCCACATGGAACCTGAAATGCAAAAAAATACCTCTTAAAAATTCCAACAATGAATTGAATGAACTTTTGAAGGTTCTCTTTCCCACGTTTTCTGACCAGCTCACTGACAAAATCCATGGAAGCGGTTCGGGGACTATATAAATCTTCAATGATATCTGCAGCAGGGCAATGGAATATATATACTACCTTTCCCAACCCAGGTTTTCAAACACAAAAAGACAGAAGTCAAGAACTCACCATAGCCCTTTCTCACGTACTCATGCGGGTCTTCATCCCAAAGCTTTTGGTCATTGTCATTGAAGCACATAAGAGGGAAAACTATTTCAAAGAGAAGGACATCAAGCCGTGGTTGCAGCAAATTGTACATACTATTCTTAGAAATACtgcaaagaaattaatattaacgGTCAAAAACATCCTTCTGCAGTAAGAGATTATTTGTTACAAATACtgcaaagaaattaatattaatagtcAAGAACATCCTTCTGCAGTCAGAGATTACTACAACACTACAATAGCAAGAGCAACGCATTAGGAAATAAAAGGACTTAATGAACAGCTTCAAAAAGTTTTTGAGCTTGGAGGAAAGATTTGTGAGTTGTGACATAGTATCTTGAATTCATAAATTAAGCAAACCCTTTTTTCCCCTTGTTAACTTGAGGTTCATGTTTTGAATTACTTATAGAGCCAGAGCAAAGGAAAAATACTTATATAATCATTAACCCTTCTCAAAAAAAGATCACCACACAGGTCAATCCCCCATACTCTAATAGAAAAGACAAGAAGATTTCTCTTATAAAAAGCATAGAGAAAAAATGAAGtccaaaaagaaatagaagagAGAATAGTTGAACCAACTGGCAAGGACAGATTTTATAGAAATATGATAATGggcaaattttacaaaaatatgataaaacgAGGCTTTAGCAAGGTCACAAAACTGTGAAGATTCCATCCTATTTAGTATACTCGAGACTTTTCATTACAAAGAAGCAGAAATAAATGTAGGCTCAGAATACATACAGGTGTTTAGAACTA encodes:
- the LOC102631369 gene encoding importin beta-like SAD2 isoform X1; translation: MDLPSLALILQGALSPNPEERKAAEHSLNQFQYTPQHLVRLLQIIVDNNCDLSVRQVASIHFKNFIAKNWAPHEPNEQQKISQVDKDMVRDHILVFVAQVPPLLRVQLGECLKTIIHADYPEQWPHLLDWVKHNLQDQQVYGALFVLRILSRKYEYQPTDSTSMKGYRIYEFKSDEERTPVYRIVEETFHHLLNIFNRLVQIVNPSLEVADLIKLICKIFWSSIYLEIPKQLLDPNVFNAWMILFLNVLERPVPSEGEPADPEQRKSWGWWKVKKWTVHILNRLYTRFGDLKLQNPENRAFAQMFQKNYAGKILECHLNLLNRIRVGGYLPDRVTNLILQYLSNSISKNSMYNLLQPRLDVLLFEIVFPLMCFNDNDQKLWDEDPHEYVRKGYDIIEDLYSPRTASMDFVSELVRKRGKENLQKFIQFIVGIFKRYDETPVEYKPYRQKDGALLAIGALCDKLKQTEPYKSELERMLVQHVFPEFSSPVGHLRAKAAWVAGQYAHINFSDQNNFRKALHSVVSGLRDPELPVRVDSVFALRSFVEACRDLNEIRPILPQLLDEFFKLMNEVENEDLVFTLETIVDKFGEEMAPYALGLCQNLAAAFWRCMNTAEADEDADDPGALAAVGCLRAISTILESVSRLPHLFVQIEPTLLPIMRRMLTTDGQEVFEEVLEIVSYMTFFSPTISLEMWSLWPLMMEALADWAIDFFPNILVPLDNYISRGTAHFLTCKEPDYQQSLWSMVSSIMADKNLEDGDIEPAPKLIEVVFQNCKGQVDHWVEPYLRITVERLRRAEKSYLKCLLVQVIADALYYNSSLTLSILHKLGVATEVFNLWFQMLQQVKKNGLRVNFKREHDKKVCCLGLTSLLALTADQLPGEALGRVFRATLDLLVAYKEQVAEAAKDEEAEDDDDMDGFQTDDEDDDGDGSDKEMGVDAEDGDEADSIRLQKLAAQARAFRPHDEDDDDSDDDFSDDEELQSPIDEVDPFVFFVDTIKAMQASDPLRFQNLTQTLEFQYQALANGVAQHADQRRVEIEKEKMEKASAAATQ
- the LOC102630760 gene encoding 15-cis-zeta-carotene isomerase, chloroplastic yields the protein MSSSSCLLLSSSVPRTKKEAFANIRTKRDASTSASVSISCKLKPAPPCPLTLFFNSNPAKQKIVLVRSRTETGSGTDSDTDLATLAGEDSAAFDLKNQRLTSWVYFSVILGVVLFLLQLLWIDNSTGYGKAFIDSVSSLSDSHEVVMSVLILIFATVHSGLASLRDMGEKVIGARAYRVLFAGVSLPLAVSTIVYFINHRYDGMQLWQLQGAPGVHQIVWLSSFVSFFFLYPSTFNLLEVAAVDEPKMHLWETGVMRITRHPQMVGQVIWCLAHTLWIGNSVAAAASLGLIGHHLFGVWNGDKRLATRYGEAFEAVKRRTSVIPFAAIITGRQILPKDYYKEFIRLPYLTITALTLGAYIAHPLMQSASFLLHW
- the LOC102631369 gene encoding importin beta-like SAD2 isoform X2, encoding MDLPSLALILQGALSPNPEERKAAEHSLNQFQYTPQHLVRLLQIIVDNNCDLSVRQVASIHFKNFIAKNWAPHEPNEQQKISQVDKDMVRDHILVFVAQVPPLLRVQLGECLKTIIHADYPEQWPHLLDWVKHNLQDQQVYGALFVLRILSRKYEFKSDEERTPVYRIVEETFHHLLNIFNRLVQIVNPSLEVADLIKLICKIFWSSIYLEIPKQLLDPNVFNAWMILFLNVLERPVPSEGEPADPEQRKSWGWWKVKKWTVHILNRLYTRFGDLKLQNPENRAFAQMFQKNYAGKILECHLNLLNRIRVGGYLPDRVTNLILQYLSNSISKNSMYNLLQPRLDVLLFEIVFPLMCFNDNDQKLWDEDPHEYVRKGYDIIEDLYSPRTASMDFVSELVRKRGKENLQKFIQFIVGIFKRYDETPVEYKPYRQKDGALLAIGALCDKLKQTEPYKSELERMLVQHVFPEFSSPVGHLRAKAAWVAGQYAHINFSDQNNFRKALHSVVSGLRDPELPVRVDSVFALRSFVEACRDLNEIRPILPQLLDEFFKLMNEVENEDLVFTLETIVDKFGEEMAPYALGLCQNLAAAFWRCMNTAEADEDADDPGALAAVGCLRAISTILESVSRLPHLFVQIEPTLLPIMRRMLTTDGQEVFEEVLEIVSYMTFFSPTISLEMWSLWPLMMEALADWAIDFFPNILVPLDNYISRGTAHFLTCKEPDYQQSLWSMVSSIMADKNLEDGDIEPAPKLIEVVFQNCKGQVDHWVEPYLRITVERLRRAEKSYLKCLLVQVIADALYYNSSLTLSILHKLGVATEVFNLWFQMLQQVKKNGLRVNFKREHDKKVCCLGLTSLLALTADQLPGEALGRVFRATLDLLVAYKEQVAEAAKDEEAEDDDDMDGFQTDDEDDDGDGSDKEMGVDAEDGDEADSIRLQKLAAQARAFRPHDEDDDDSDDDFSDDEELQSPIDEVDPFVFFVDTIKAMQASDPLRFQNLTQTLEFQYQALANGVAQHADQRRVEIEKEKMEKASAAATQ